In a single window of the Orbaceae bacterium lpD04 genome:
- the luxS gene encoding S-ribosylhomocysteine lyase — protein sequence MPLLDSFKVDHTKMQAPFVRVAKIMQTPKGDVITVFDLRFTKPNKEQLPEKGIHTLEHLFAGFMRDHLNASDVEIIDISPMGCRTGFYMSLIGQPNESRVADSWLSAMHDINLVQTQNDIPELNQYQCGSYKMHSLVEAKTIADAIIKSGISVCYNSDITLTDEQMADINRLTL from the coding sequence ATGCCATTACTAGATAGTTTTAAAGTTGATCACACCAAAATGCAAGCACCTTTTGTTCGCGTTGCAAAAATTATGCAAACCCCTAAAGGTGATGTAATTACGGTATTTGACCTGCGTTTTACCAAGCCCAATAAAGAGCAATTACCTGAAAAGGGTATTCATACACTTGAACACTTATTTGCAGGTTTTATGCGAGATCATTTAAATGCAAGTGATGTTGAAATTATTGATATTTCCCCAATGGGATGCCGTACTGGGTTTTATATGAGCTTAATTGGTCAACCTAATGAATCACGCGTCGCCGATAGCTGGTTATCTGCCATGCATGATATTAATTTGGTACAAACACAAAATGATATTCCAGAACTAAATCAATATCAGTGTGGTTCATATAAAATGCACTCACTTGTAGAGGCAAAAACCATTGCTGATGCAATTATTAAATCTGGTATTAGTGTGTGTTATAACAGTGATATAACCTTAACTGATGAGCAGATGGCCGATATTAATCGCCTTACGCTTTAA
- a CDS encoding 2-hydroxymuconate tautomerase yields the protein MPNVVIDFLAGRSIEQKREMAKRVTQAIVETLNCPPEAVQIVMHEISTDQIANGGVLRCDNSK from the coding sequence ATGCCAAATGTTGTAATTGATTTTTTAGCAGGAAGAAGTATTGAACAAAAAAGAGAAATGGCTAAACGAGTAACTCAGGCAATCGTTGAAACACTTAATTGTCCGCCTGAAGCAGTACAAATTGTTATGCATGAAATATCAACAGATCAAATTGCCAATGGTGGCGTTTTACGTTGTGATAATAGCAAGTAA